From a region of the Corallococcus coralloides DSM 2259 genome:
- a CDS encoding SDR family NAD(P)-dependent oxidoreductase — protein MNPQPKAPVAVVTGASRGIGAAIATLLSRTGFEVVLVSRDVAALEQLQKQLFDVGGRAWPLACDVANRDEVESALGRLEAKVGVPQVLVNNAGLGGPFHRADEVSVAEWDLLFGVNVEGVRNLCQWALPRMKAQGHGRIVNVASIMGLFGGAQSSTYAATKHALVGYSKAIAAEWGAYGITCNAVCPGYIETDMLANAPTASRQRLQERIPAKRFGTPEEVAGLVAFLVGPAGGYVNGSALVMDGGLSSHLASDLPSF, from the coding sequence ATGAATCCGCAGCCAAAGGCACCCGTCGCCGTCGTCACCGGGGCCAGCCGGGGGATTGGAGCGGCCATCGCCACCCTGCTGTCCCGGACCGGGTTCGAGGTGGTCCTGGTGTCCCGCGATGTCGCCGCGCTGGAGCAACTCCAGAAGCAGCTGTTCGACGTCGGAGGCCGCGCGTGGCCGCTGGCCTGTGACGTCGCGAACCGGGACGAGGTGGAGTCAGCGCTCGGCCGGCTCGAAGCGAAGGTGGGCGTGCCGCAGGTGCTCGTGAACAACGCGGGCCTGGGTGGGCCGTTTCATCGCGCGGACGAGGTGAGCGTCGCCGAGTGGGATCTGCTGTTCGGCGTGAACGTGGAGGGCGTGCGCAACCTGTGTCAGTGGGCGCTGCCGCGAATGAAGGCGCAAGGCCATGGGCGCATCGTGAACGTCGCGTCCATCATGGGCCTCTTCGGTGGCGCGCAGTCGTCCACCTACGCGGCCACCAAGCACGCGCTCGTGGGCTACTCGAAGGCCATCGCCGCGGAGTGGGGAGCCTACGGCATCACCTGCAACGCGGTCTGTCCCGGCTACATCGAGACGGACATGCTGGCGAACGCCCCCACTGCGTCACGCCAGCGCTTGCAGGAGCGCATCCCCGCGAAGCGCTTCGGAACGCCAGAAGAGGTGGCGGGGCTGGTGGCGTTTCTCGTGGGGCCCGCTGGCGGCTACGTCAACGGGAGCGCCCTGGTGATGGACGGTGGGCTGTCCTCCCATCTGGCGTCAGACCTGCCGTCGTTCTGA
- a CDS encoding TetR/AcrR family transcriptional regulator, protein MARRTSKKDPGTLPSASPRKGTAVHAKGTERVERILDATMEVLAGDGYAGLSLRVVAQRAGVSLGNLQYYFPTRQDVVRALLARYLEQALQRVRDRMAGGGSEPAQRLRLAVDAILEDQDSPHACQFFAELWAMAARDAMVADALAVFYAGYRAGVVDLLRELSPGLTPARRERRAALLVALFEGLSLFRGGGNLRGASVPGLEQELRVLLAQVLLPDSERRQV, encoded by the coding sequence ATGGCCCGCCGCACGAGCAAGAAGGACCCTGGGACACTTCCCTCGGCGAGCCCCCGGAAGGGGACCGCGGTGCATGCCAAGGGCACCGAGCGCGTGGAGCGCATCCTCGACGCGACCATGGAGGTCCTGGCCGGCGACGGCTACGCGGGCCTCAGCCTGCGCGTCGTGGCCCAGCGCGCGGGGGTGAGCCTGGGGAACCTCCAGTATTACTTCCCCACCAGGCAGGACGTGGTGCGGGCCCTATTGGCGCGCTACCTGGAGCAGGCCCTCCAGCGGGTCCGCGATCGGATGGCGGGGGGCGGAAGTGAACCGGCGCAGCGGCTCCGGCTCGCCGTGGATGCCATCCTGGAGGACCAGGACTCACCCCACGCCTGCCAGTTCTTCGCGGAGCTGTGGGCGATGGCCGCGAGGGACGCCATGGTCGCCGACGCGCTCGCGGTCTTCTACGCCGGCTATCGCGCGGGCGTCGTGGACCTGCTGCGGGAGCTGTCTCCCGGACTCACCCCGGCGCGCAGGGAGCGGAGAGCGGCCCTGCTGGTCGCCCTCTTCGAAGGCCTGTCCCTCTTCCGGGGCGGCGGGAACCTGCGCGGCGCTTCGGTGCCAGGGCTGGAGCAGGAACTGCGCGTGCTGCTGGCGCAGGTGCTCCTTCCCGACTCAGAACGACGGCAGGTCTGA
- a CDS encoding saccharopine dehydrogenase family protein — protein sequence MESEGRVVLVGGYGVVGAQLALLLRERHPDLPLLIAGRREAPARELAARLGRAEGVALDVRSPQALAALGGKPRAVLSLVNDPEDTLLMAAARAGVPVLDITRWTSRLKATVLRLSGATPGAPVLLGSAWMAGLVPRLVAMAARKVGRLERVEVAIRFALADQAGPDSLEYMDRLGLSFEVTEDGQERQVLPLTDGRRVRFSDGRHTQVFRLDTPEQATLPRVLGARTVTTRLGFDSGFATWTLVALQRLGILRLLQHPRWTPLRRTLLTGSNTGGEAAWVADVEGERGQIRIEVVDPLGQAHLTAVGALLGAERLLGLDGAPPPSPGVWFPEHESRPEETLATLRACGVAVRIDEHLAREAA from the coding sequence ATGGAGTCCGAGGGCCGTGTCGTGCTGGTGGGGGGCTATGGGGTGGTGGGGGCGCAGCTCGCCTTGTTGCTGAGGGAGCGTCACCCGGACCTGCCGCTGCTCATCGCAGGGCGCAGGGAAGCACCCGCCCGGGAGCTGGCGGCGCGTCTGGGGCGTGCGGAGGGCGTCGCGCTGGATGTCCGCTCGCCCCAGGCGTTGGCGGCGCTGGGTGGGAAGCCCCGGGCCGTGCTGTCCCTGGTCAATGACCCGGAGGACACGCTGCTGATGGCGGCGGCGCGCGCCGGGGTGCCCGTGCTGGACATCACCCGGTGGACGTCCCGGCTGAAGGCCACGGTGCTGCGGCTCTCCGGTGCGACGCCGGGCGCGCCGGTGCTGCTCGGATCCGCGTGGATGGCGGGGCTGGTTCCTCGCCTCGTGGCGATGGCGGCACGGAAGGTGGGGCGCCTGGAGCGTGTGGAGGTGGCCATCCGCTTCGCGCTCGCGGATCAGGCCGGGCCGGACTCGTTGGAGTACATGGACCGGCTGGGCCTGTCCTTCGAGGTGACGGAGGACGGGCAGGAGCGGCAGGTGCTGCCGCTGACGGATGGCCGGCGGGTGAGGTTCTCCGACGGACGCCACACCCAGGTCTTCCGGCTCGACACGCCCGAACAGGCGACGCTGCCCCGGGTGCTGGGCGCGCGGACGGTGACGACGCGGCTGGGCTTCGACTCGGGCTTCGCGACCTGGACGCTCGTCGCGCTCCAGCGGCTGGGCATCCTGCGGCTGCTCCAGCATCCCCGCTGGACGCCCCTGCGCCGCACGCTGCTCACCGGCAGCAACACCGGGGGCGAAGCCGCGTGGGTGGCTGACGTGGAAGGCGAGCGGGGGCAGATCCGCATCGAGGTGGTGGATCCCCTGGGACAGGCCCACCTCACAGCCGTCGGAGCGTTGCTGGGCGCTGAGCGGCTCCTGGGACTGGATGGCGCGCCGCCTCCATCCCCGGGCGTGTGGTTCCCGGAGCATGAGTCCCGGCCCGAGGAGACGCTGGCCACGCTGCGTGCCTGCGGCGTCGCGGTCCGGATCGACGAGCACCTGGCGCGCGAGGCGGCGTGA
- a CDS encoding putative metal-binding motif-containing protein produces the protein MKRAVAVGLGLLCITCTVPDIDELEAERPSGCDASHPCHVQVRLTYDGFRPGCVTLRVVDAEDASRTFELPVPEGAVEVGFVRRTGWSDTVKVTASARERSCAGQEVATASSQVEVPEEDTASVELTLSARDDDGDGYVNTATRGTDCDDRSVSISPGVEERCDFLDNNCDSRVDPVPVCEGIEWRTTERLLEARFRDVAPHARGQAWLVSDSNDVLAHVHRETDGGFDVQPFTDCHGAWSTAWARPSDGRVFMGSWMGQLATRSLSAAEPCTLTSFDGGGAAIQDLVGFEADGGTTLYAVSETGDILRWDYPAEPQRVAHVDADLRSIHGLDPRTLITVGTTGKGPVAYHVNADGGPWVREPLPQPTSGQDGLQSVHVVAPGLAYAGGAQGLFMERAAGAWSTKPSYPIYVDGGVAPDLLDVVSFGQGVVFARLNTDDLVRFDGVAWQDFLFGTQGFTTLEGLSSDELWSATEDGTGFYWGPRAP, from the coding sequence ATGAAGCGCGCCGTGGCCGTGGGACTCGGGTTGCTCTGCATCACCTGCACGGTGCCGGACATCGATGAACTCGAAGCGGAGCGCCCCAGTGGGTGTGACGCGAGCCATCCCTGCCATGTCCAGGTCCGGCTGACCTACGACGGCTTCCGTCCGGGCTGCGTCACGCTGCGAGTGGTGGACGCCGAGGATGCCTCCAGGACCTTCGAGCTGCCGGTGCCCGAGGGAGCGGTGGAGGTGGGTTTCGTTCGTCGCACCGGGTGGAGTGACACCGTGAAGGTGACGGCCTCCGCCCGCGAGCGCTCATGCGCCGGTCAGGAGGTGGCCACCGCGTCCTCGCAAGTGGAGGTTCCCGAGGAGGACACCGCCAGCGTGGAGCTGACGTTGAGCGCTCGGGACGACGACGGGGATGGCTACGTGAACACCGCCACCCGGGGAACGGACTGTGACGATCGCTCCGTCTCCATCTCCCCGGGCGTGGAGGAGCGCTGCGACTTCCTGGACAACAACTGTGACAGCCGGGTGGACCCGGTTCCTGTCTGTGAGGGCATCGAATGGCGGACGACCGAGCGCCTCCTGGAAGCGCGCTTCCGGGATGTGGCTCCCCATGCGCGCGGCCAGGCCTGGCTCGTGAGCGACAGCAACGACGTACTCGCCCACGTCCATAGGGAGACCGATGGGGGCTTCGACGTACAGCCTTTCACTGACTGCCACGGCGCCTGGTCTACCGCGTGGGCGCGGCCGAGCGACGGGCGTGTGTTCATGGGCTCCTGGATGGGGCAGCTCGCCACGCGGTCGCTGTCCGCCGCGGAGCCCTGCACGCTGACGTCCTTTGACGGAGGCGGGGCGGCCATCCAGGACCTCGTGGGCTTCGAGGCGGACGGAGGCACGACGCTCTACGCGGTGAGCGAGACCGGAGACATCCTCCGCTGGGACTACCCGGCGGAGCCCCAGCGGGTGGCGCACGTGGACGCGGACCTGCGCTCCATCCACGGCCTCGACCCGCGAACGCTCATCACCGTGGGCACCACGGGCAAAGGGCCCGTCGCCTACCACGTCAACGCGGACGGAGGCCCGTGGGTGCGGGAGCCGCTGCCACAACCAACCTCAGGGCAGGACGGACTGCAGAGCGTGCACGTGGTGGCGCCGGGCCTGGCCTACGCGGGCGGAGCCCAGGGGCTGTTCATGGAGCGTGCGGCGGGCGCCTGGAGCACGAAGCCTTCGTATCCCATCTACGTGGATGGCGGCGTCGCGCCCGATCTGCTGGACGTGGTGTCCTTCGGACAGGGCGTCGTCTTCGCGCGCCTGAACACGGACGACCTCGTCCGCTTCGACGGAGTGGCGTGGCAGGACTTCCTCTTCGGCACCCAGGGCTTCACGACCCTCGAAGGGCTGTCATCGGACGAGCTGTGGAGCGCCACCGAGGATGGGACCGGGTTCTACTGGGGCCCCCGGGCGCCGTAG
- a CDS encoding FG-GAP-like repeat-containing protein: MGALASLPLLYCAPAPTSSPQVASQAAPLGLPSDTVLATETVNGLAVGTLSGQGLVRHSGTAAYSIPLWVPDGRAGMQPGLALQYDSGMGNGELGVGWSLSGLSRITRCRRTTLHEGADREIRFDNGDAGDRFCLDGQRLVLTGGPTGTSSPYGGHLSEYRTEQDSHIKVVSFSPDTRGPTSFKVFLKDGRILTMGGGVNASLEGPRVSVALSYQSPSVPRFYTTDYSQQVRWAWGVSRVEDRSGNYLRVDYRLQSHPSDPSAIEQLPDRIDYTGSTADPQGTTTRSVRFQYEARPDPSDAFVGGLKQKRTQRLKRIEMWGPNPVTPGLLRSYTLTYGLATLSLRSRLDAVQACDGAGICLPRTRFTWTPGDATFTELDTNIAHSEGHLLTGDINGDGRDDLIQGAAFFYLSTGIGIDGTPRTVKYYDSHCPEGEERYLDIDGDDRLELVITGKKLSSLGGYQYRNCLYRPTASGSSTAFEFVDDPQEPWVHQARGLYVLDLNGDGFAEWVRGVGAYAQGGMPGQTLGYRLNNAGTLANYVTTTPRHQNNVRGYAVDVNGSGKSSLLLRSTGVGFQAYGLEGATNTVVTQPLSLAQDDGKQYYFADVTGDGLMDAVAAQVGQGQLRVAVNTGNGFAEPVAWNVGAQNHTVGTLNLDDSGVRVVDYNGDGRHDLLLMGGSSDPLAPMLPRKVTVLVSTGTGFTQVRLPFTVGSQFPGTATEPAGWDWSNVLDVNGDGQLDFVQVVNGSLHVYVRQGTPGDLLTRVDDGLSAFERFEYAPLSDASVYTPAQSCAYPMRCARTGLWLVRLHEQDSGRAQPRATKFTYQDGRFDRKGRGWLGFARRVEQDLLRLSTRTATYDNVTREGTFYTKAGLPLELRTLIPLEDGGTYEVVTSSTYQAESRHGGKVLDVYPQMLAWQEKEGGYLLFQGQKTRAQDAYGNVTSLEELTDEVVSGAASGNRYRMLTTAQFDTSESDWLISQQRRLSQTHTILDGGTRTRVVEHDYYPGTGLLQRTRVEPTAPAGVVDGGSELLLTTTYERDAGFGLVSAVVSEGSGQVRTERIAYDELDQTYPKAFTNALGHTQEVAHHPGLGVVAAVQDPNGVQVMYRYDGLGRLRFEDSPDSADVTYSHLADGAGRPKVAASVKTGPTTSRSADITYDRLGREVLRRWQAYEGAYVAMEQVYDAKGRPVSRALPHLEPVLPALFNITYDNLDRPLREQHPDGTFKERRFSGRYITTFDEKRNTTVLQFDDLKRVSGSADFELEGGGPGVYTYYTYGPFGVMTGVRQPGGVHTTSFEYDVRGRRTRMIDPDAGDRRFNFNAFGELKDTRDAMGALTTYTRDALGRITQVDKSDGRSNFTWDTALHGIGKVAVSTNASHYAVVRMETTFDALSRPKQTAWIASNLLFSADIDRTYDAYGRLQTLTYPAVTGRTRLQVERLYNDRGYLRAVQDPATQHLYWEAQAYNAYGQLTNERMGNTAETVRQYDVDGKVRSIRTVLGLTTLQDLAYTYEPNGNLSQRQDLLAQTVEDFTYDRLERLTTWKVAQGGSLSELRYHHAPNGNLLDRTVVSGPGSTVTYGYGAGAGPHAVTSMTEGGVTSSYTYDANGRQLTGTGRQVSYTSFDLPASLTVGGQPTLYFYDANRQRVGRSTQGPAMDQTLYAGEVYEQRRKSSTTEHVFKIHGADRQVAQVVWTQSGGTFQVDRELFLHVDPLGSTETVTNTLGAVEERMKFDPFGSRRSPASLTTSISPPFGAVHLGFTGHEADAESGLINMKGRMYDPVLGRFLIADPHVTYPHFGQSYNRYSYVLNNPLAFVDPTGFDSTGPGGDGSSGSGGDGPSGPGSPSGGGGSYSGDGPTYGPQGDGSYGWGETGNVTGPGTGCAGCGRGKGAEADSDPTGKESASDDSGVNMSVELTPEEAWLLYGNRGPTSSMTANPRGPTRPATRPDVSMTQSERAESWAWAFEIAFSWATGTGARELHFDADSTPVKAMRSSMSYINARNEWMEAVDMAGGKFHPLRVQGRNDSQGVFAFVIGNYRATFSPNPDGKTMTVTIWNRSSWTSYLHKSFDGAFEPPNEAPNWDRAESDGNNWSIEGYEVWGMPFANVYQVFSWQEPLPRMNELPQWSHTPD; encoded by the coding sequence GTGGGCGCGCTCGCGTCCCTTCCGCTGCTCTACTGTGCTCCCGCCCCCACGAGCTCGCCCCAGGTCGCGTCCCAGGCGGCCCCGCTGGGCCTTCCTTCCGACACGGTCCTGGCCACGGAGACCGTGAACGGGTTGGCCGTGGGGACACTCTCGGGGCAGGGGCTGGTTCGCCATAGCGGCACGGCGGCCTACTCCATTCCCTTGTGGGTGCCGGACGGCCGCGCGGGCATGCAGCCGGGACTGGCGCTCCAGTACGACAGTGGCATGGGCAACGGGGAACTGGGCGTGGGCTGGTCTCTGTCAGGCCTGTCGCGCATTACCCGCTGCCGCCGGACCACCCTCCATGAGGGCGCGGACCGGGAGATCCGGTTCGACAACGGCGACGCGGGCGACCGCTTCTGCCTGGATGGTCAGCGGCTGGTCCTGACGGGTGGGCCCACGGGGACCTCCAGCCCCTACGGCGGGCACCTGTCCGAGTACCGCACCGAGCAGGATTCCCACATCAAGGTCGTGTCCTTCAGCCCCGACACGCGGGGGCCCACGTCCTTCAAGGTCTTCCTGAAGGACGGCCGCATCCTGACGATGGGCGGGGGCGTCAACGCCTCGCTGGAGGGCCCGCGCGTGAGCGTGGCGCTGAGCTACCAGAGCCCCTCCGTGCCGCGCTTCTATACGACGGACTACAGCCAGCAGGTCCGCTGGGCGTGGGGCGTCTCCCGGGTGGAGGACCGTTCGGGGAACTACCTCCGGGTGGACTACCGCCTCCAATCCCACCCGAGCGACCCCTCCGCCATCGAGCAGCTCCCGGACCGCATCGACTACACGGGCTCCACGGCGGATCCGCAGGGCACGACGACGCGGTCGGTCCGGTTCCAGTACGAGGCGCGGCCCGACCCGAGCGACGCCTTCGTCGGCGGGCTCAAGCAGAAGCGCACCCAGCGGCTGAAGCGCATCGAGATGTGGGGTCCCAACCCGGTGACGCCGGGCCTGCTGCGCTCCTACACCCTGACCTATGGCTTGGCCACGCTCAGCCTGCGGAGCCGGCTGGACGCGGTGCAGGCGTGTGATGGCGCGGGCATCTGTCTGCCTCGCACGCGCTTCACCTGGACCCCAGGGGACGCGACCTTCACGGAGCTCGACACGAACATTGCTCACAGCGAGGGCCACCTGCTCACGGGCGACATCAACGGGGACGGGCGCGACGACCTCATCCAGGGCGCGGCGTTCTTCTACCTGAGCACGGGGATCGGTATCGACGGCACGCCCCGTACCGTGAAGTACTACGACAGCCATTGCCCCGAAGGAGAGGAGCGGTACCTGGACATCGACGGGGATGACCGGCTGGAGCTGGTCATCACCGGGAAGAAGCTGTCATCGCTTGGCGGCTACCAGTACCGGAACTGCCTCTACCGTCCCACGGCCTCGGGTTCCTCCACGGCGTTCGAGTTCGTCGACGATCCGCAGGAGCCCTGGGTGCATCAGGCCCGCGGCCTGTACGTGCTCGACCTGAACGGCGACGGCTTCGCGGAGTGGGTTCGGGGCGTGGGCGCCTACGCGCAGGGCGGCATGCCGGGGCAGACGCTGGGCTACCGGCTGAACAACGCAGGCACGCTCGCCAACTATGTGACGACGACGCCGCGGCACCAGAACAACGTCCGTGGCTATGCCGTGGACGTGAATGGCAGCGGGAAGTCGAGCCTGCTGCTCCGCTCCACGGGCGTGGGCTTCCAGGCGTACGGGCTGGAAGGCGCGACGAACACCGTGGTGACGCAGCCGCTGTCGCTCGCCCAGGACGATGGCAAGCAGTACTACTTCGCGGACGTCACGGGCGACGGCTTGATGGATGCTGTGGCCGCGCAGGTGGGCCAGGGGCAGCTGCGGGTCGCGGTGAACACGGGAAACGGCTTCGCCGAACCGGTGGCCTGGAACGTGGGCGCCCAGAACCACACGGTGGGGACGCTCAACCTGGATGACTCGGGCGTTCGGGTCGTGGACTACAACGGCGATGGCCGGCACGACCTGCTGTTGATGGGCGGGAGCTCGGATCCGCTGGCGCCGATGCTACCGCGCAAGGTCACCGTGCTCGTGTCCACGGGCACGGGTTTCACGCAGGTCCGGCTGCCGTTCACGGTGGGCAGCCAGTTCCCCGGCACCGCCACCGAGCCCGCGGGCTGGGACTGGTCCAACGTCCTGGACGTGAACGGCGACGGCCAGCTGGACTTCGTCCAGGTCGTCAACGGCAGCCTCCATGTCTACGTGCGCCAGGGCACGCCCGGTGACCTGCTCACGCGCGTGGATGACGGCCTGAGCGCGTTCGAGCGCTTCGAGTACGCGCCGCTGTCGGATGCCAGCGTCTACACCCCGGCGCAGAGCTGTGCGTACCCCATGCGGTGTGCGCGCACGGGGCTGTGGCTGGTGCGGCTCCACGAACAGGACTCGGGGCGCGCCCAGCCTCGCGCCACGAAGTTCACCTACCAGGATGGCCGTTTTGACCGGAAGGGCCGCGGCTGGTTGGGGTTCGCCCGGCGCGTCGAGCAGGACCTGCTTCGCCTGTCGACCCGCACCGCGACGTACGACAACGTCACGCGCGAGGGCACGTTCTACACGAAGGCCGGGCTCCCGCTGGAACTGCGGACCCTGATCCCCCTGGAGGACGGCGGCACCTATGAAGTGGTGACCTCCAGCACCTACCAGGCAGAATCCCGTCACGGCGGCAAGGTGCTGGACGTGTATCCGCAGATGCTGGCCTGGCAGGAGAAGGAGGGCGGCTACCTGCTGTTTCAGGGGCAGAAGACGCGCGCCCAGGATGCCTACGGCAACGTGACGAGCCTGGAGGAACTCACGGACGAGGTCGTCAGCGGTGCCGCCAGTGGCAACCGCTACCGGATGCTCACGACCGCGCAGTTCGACACCTCCGAATCGGACTGGCTCATCAGCCAGCAGCGGCGGCTCAGCCAGACCCACACCATTCTGGATGGAGGGACGCGGACGCGGGTCGTCGAGCACGACTATTACCCTGGGACGGGACTGCTCCAGCGGACGCGGGTGGAGCCGACAGCGCCCGCAGGCGTCGTCGACGGTGGCTCGGAGTTGCTGCTCACGACGACCTATGAGCGGGACGCGGGCTTCGGGCTCGTCTCCGCCGTGGTGTCGGAGGGCTCGGGGCAGGTCCGCACCGAGCGCATCGCCTACGATGAACTCGACCAGACGTACCCGAAGGCGTTCACCAACGCGCTGGGGCACACGCAGGAGGTCGCCCATCATCCGGGGCTCGGCGTCGTCGCGGCCGTGCAGGACCCGAACGGGGTCCAGGTGATGTACCGGTATGACGGGTTGGGCCGGCTGCGCTTCGAGGATTCGCCCGACTCCGCGGACGTGACGTACAGCCACCTGGCGGATGGGGCGGGACGACCGAAGGTTGCCGCTTCGGTGAAGACAGGGCCCACCACGTCGCGGAGCGCGGACATCACCTACGACCGACTGGGGCGCGAGGTCCTCCGCCGCTGGCAGGCGTACGAAGGAGCGTATGTCGCCATGGAGCAGGTCTACGACGCGAAGGGGCGCCCGGTCTCCCGGGCACTGCCGCACCTGGAGCCCGTGCTCCCGGCGTTGTTCAACATCACGTACGACAACCTGGATCGCCCGCTGCGGGAGCAGCACCCCGACGGCACGTTCAAGGAGCGCAGGTTCTCCGGCCGCTACATCACCACCTTCGATGAGAAGCGGAACACCACGGTCCTCCAGTTCGACGACCTGAAGCGCGTGAGCGGCAGCGCTGACTTCGAGTTGGAAGGCGGCGGGCCCGGCGTCTACACATATTACACCTACGGCCCCTTCGGAGTGATGACGGGCGTCCGGCAGCCTGGCGGCGTGCACACCACGTCCTTCGAGTACGACGTGCGCGGACGCCGGACCCGCATGATCGATCCGGATGCGGGCGATCGGCGGTTCAACTTCAACGCGTTCGGGGAGCTGAAGGACACGCGTGACGCGATGGGCGCACTGACCACGTACACGCGAGATGCCCTGGGGCGGATCACCCAGGTGGACAAGTCCGACGGCCGCTCCAACTTCACCTGGGACACCGCGCTCCATGGCATCGGCAAGGTGGCGGTGAGCACCAACGCCAGCCACTACGCGGTGGTCCGGATGGAGACGACCTTCGACGCGCTGTCCCGGCCGAAGCAGACCGCGTGGATCGCCAGCAACCTGCTCTTCTCCGCGGACATCGACCGGACCTACGATGCCTATGGTCGCCTCCAGACCCTGACCTATCCCGCCGTGACGGGCAGGACGCGGCTCCAGGTGGAGCGCCTGTACAACGACCGGGGTTACCTCCGCGCGGTGCAGGACCCGGCCACCCAGCACCTCTACTGGGAGGCGCAGGCCTACAACGCCTATGGCCAGCTCACGAACGAGCGGATGGGCAACACGGCGGAGACGGTGCGACAGTACGACGTCGACGGGAAGGTCCGCTCCATCCGGACCGTGCTGGGCCTGACGACACTCCAGGACCTGGCCTACACGTACGAGCCCAACGGCAACCTGTCGCAACGCCAGGACCTGTTGGCCCAGACGGTGGAGGACTTTACCTACGACCGGCTGGAGCGCCTGACGACCTGGAAGGTGGCGCAAGGCGGGAGCCTGTCCGAGCTGCGCTACCACCATGCACCGAATGGCAACCTCCTGGATCGGACGGTGGTGTCCGGGCCGGGCTCCACGGTGACGTATGGGTATGGCGCGGGAGCGGGCCCGCACGCTGTGACGAGCATGACCGAGGGAGGCGTGACGTCGAGTTACACCTATGACGCCAACGGCCGGCAGCTCACGGGGACGGGGCGGCAGGTGTCCTATACGTCGTTCGACCTTCCTGCTTCCCTCACCGTGGGAGGCCAGCCGACGCTGTACTTCTATGACGCGAACCGGCAGCGGGTGGGCAGGTCCACGCAGGGCCCTGCGATGGATCAGACGCTGTACGCGGGCGAGGTCTACGAGCAGCGGCGGAAAAGCTCCACCACCGAGCATGTCTTCAAGATCCACGGCGCGGACCGGCAAGTGGCGCAGGTGGTATGGACGCAGAGCGGCGGGACCTTCCAGGTGGACCGGGAGTTGTTCCTGCACGTGGACCCGCTGGGCTCCACGGAGACAGTCACCAACACGCTGGGGGCCGTGGAGGAGCGGATGAAGTTCGATCCATTCGGGAGCCGTCGCTCACCGGCGTCGCTCACCACGTCCATCTCCCCGCCGTTCGGAGCCGTGCACCTGGGCTTCACCGGTCACGAAGCGGACGCGGAGTCGGGGCTCATCAACATGAAAGGACGCATGTATGACCCCGTGCTGGGCCGGTTCCTCATCGCGGATCCGCACGTCACGTATCCTCACTTCGGACAGTCGTACAATCGGTACAGCTACGTCTTGAACAACCCGCTCGCGTTCGTGGACCCGACGGGGTTCGACTCGACCGGGCCAGGCGGCGACGGCTCATCGGGCAGCGGGGGAGATGGCCCGTCCGGCCCCGGTTCGCCCTCGGGCGGTGGGGGGAGCTACTCGGGCGACGGTCCTACCTATGGGCCGCAAGGCGACGGCTCCTATGGATGGGGGGAAACCGGAAACGTCACGGGCCCCGGCACCGGCTGCGCAGGGTGCGGGCGCGGGAAGGGTGCCGAGGCCGACTCAGACCCGACCGGCAAGGAGAGCGCCAGCGACGACAGCGGCGTGAACATGTCGGTGGAACTCACGCCCGAGGAAGCCTGGTTGCTGTATGGAAACCGGGGGCCGACCAGCTCGATGACCGCGAATCCTCGGGGGCCCACCCGGCCAGCGACCCGGCCGGACGTGTCCATGACGCAGTCCGAGCGGGCGGAAAGCTGGGCCTGGGCTTTTGAGATTGCCTTCTCCTGGGCAACGGGCACGGGAGCCCGGGAGCTTCATTTCGACGCGGACTCCACCCCTGTGAAGGCCATGCGCTCCAGCATGTCCTATATCAATGCCCGCAATGAGTGGATGGAGGCCGTGGACATGGCAGGGGGCAAGTTCCATCCCCTGCGGGTCCAGGGGCGCAATGACAGCCAGGGCGTGTTCGCGTTCGTCATTGGCAACTACCGCGCGACCTTCAGCCCGAACCCGGACGGGAAGACGATGACGGTCACGATCTGGAACAGGTCTTCGTGGACGTCCTACCTGCACAAGTCCTTCGATGGGGCCTTCGAACCGCCGAATGAGGCGCCGAACTGGGATCGCGCTGAAAGCGACGGCAACAACTGGAGCATCGAAGGGTATGAGGTCTGGGGGATGCCCTTCGCCAATGTCTACCAGGTGTTCTCCTGGCAGGAGCCACTGCCCCGGATGAATGAACTCCCGCAGTGGAGTCATACACCGGACTGA
- a CDS encoding AAA family ATPase → MRIAMSGTHRVGKSTLIEDLGEELPEYRSVDEPYHLLEEEGYASASPPCLEDFLEQLRRSLELLEEEDTRNVLFDRCPLDFLGYLLTHEDSDAFDVEEWLTRIRSALKTLDLVVFVPIEERDRIRLPAHEDSQQRREVDEKLAWLLLDDPYELGVEVLSVHGSGDVRIAQVLKRLGRG, encoded by the coding sequence ATGCGCATCGCAATGAGTGGCACGCACCGCGTGGGCAAATCGACGCTCATTGAAGACCTGGGGGAAGAGCTCCCGGAGTATCGGAGCGTCGACGAGCCGTACCACCTGCTCGAAGAGGAGGGTTACGCGTCCGCGTCTCCACCGTGTCTGGAGGATTTCCTCGAACAGCTCCGTCGCTCCCTGGAGCTGCTCGAAGAAGAGGACACGCGAAACGTCCTGTTTGATCGCTGCCCCCTCGACTTTCTCGGGTACCTCCTGACGCACGAGGACTCCGATGCGTTCGACGTCGAGGAGTGGCTGACCCGGATTCGTTCCGCCCTGAAGACCCTGGACCTCGTCGTCTTCGTCCCCATCGAGGAGCGCGATCGCATCCGCCTCCCCGCGCACGAAGATTCCCAGCAGCGCAGGGAGGTGGACGAGAAGCTCGCCTGGCTATTGCTCGACGACCCTTATGAGTTGGGCGTGGAGGTCCTCTCCGTCCACGGCTCCGGGGACGTGCGGATTGCCCAGGTCCTCAAGCGCCTCGGACGAGGCTGA